From Microcaecilia unicolor chromosome 11, aMicUni1.1, whole genome shotgun sequence, the proteins below share one genomic window:
- the ID3 gene encoding DNA-binding protein inhibitor ID-3, with amino-acid sequence MKAISPVRSVRSCYEAVCCLSDQSLAIARGSSNKSPALEEPMSLLYDMNGCYSKLKELVPGIPQGSKLSQVEILQHVIDYIFDLQIVLDEQPKEQSSASEAALLALKTSDFASELSSDERTLCH; translated from the exons ATGAAAGCCATCAGCCCAGTCAGATCCGTGAGGAGTTGCTACGAGGCGGTGTGTTGCCTCTCCGATCAGAGTCTGGCCATAGCCCGCGGCAGCAGCAACAAGAGCCCAGCCTTGGAAGAACCCATGAGCTTGCTGTACGACATGAACGGCTGCTACTCCAAGCTGAAGGAGCTGGTGCCGGGCATCCCCCAGGGCAGCAAACTCAGCCAGGTGGAAATCTTGCAGCATGTCATCGACTACATCTTCGACTTGCAGATCGTGCTGGACGAGCAGCCCAAGGAGCAGAGTTCGGCATCGGAGGCGGCGCTGCTGGCCCTCAAG ACAAGTGACTTCGCTTCAGAGCTGTCCTCTGATGAAAGAACTTTGTGCCATTAG